In one window of Photorhabdus laumondii subsp. laumondii DNA:
- the gshA gene encoding glutamate--cysteine ligase — translation MIPDVSRALSWLEAHPTILKGIRRGVERETLRITSDGSLAITEHPKTLGAALTHKWITTDFAESLLEFITPAGDDIKYTISFLSDIHRHTARVLDKEKMWPLSMPCFIDAEENITLAQYGASNVGRYKTLYREGLKNRYGALMQTISGVHYNFSLPIEFWRAWVGVEDAESGKEQISNGYFRLIRNYYRFGWVIPYLFGASPAICSSFLRGRETSFLFERTEDGTCYLPYATSLRMSNLGYTNKSQSDLNITFNNLHTYIDGLKKAIHKPSDEFAKLGTKQGDKHIQLNTNVLQIENELYAPIRPKRVTRGNESPSDALLRGGVEYIEVRSLDINPFAAIGVNETQIRFLDLFLIWCVLAEAPEMGSDELDCCRKNWNRVILEGRKPGQMIGLGCGSVEEPLAKVGKKLFSDLKRVAAILDSCSGTQYQKVCEELIATFDDSSLTLSARVLEKMKSQGIGGFGLELADEYHQQLISEKYEVISDEQFAIERRASVERQDALEREDTMSFDEYLKQQTGC, via the coding sequence TTGATCCCGGACGTATCAAGGGCTTTATCATGGCTAGAGGCGCATCCGACAATTTTAAAGGGAATTCGTCGCGGTGTTGAACGTGAAACATTACGTATTACTTCAGATGGTAGTTTAGCCATAACAGAACATCCTAAAACACTTGGTGCAGCGCTTACGCATAAATGGATTACTACTGACTTTGCTGAGTCATTGTTGGAATTCATAACACCAGCTGGTGATGATATAAAATATACGATTTCTTTTCTTAGCGATATTCATCGTCACACGGCGCGTGTGCTGGACAAAGAAAAAATGTGGCCATTAAGTATGCCATGCTTTATTGATGCGGAAGAGAACATTACTCTGGCTCAATATGGTGCATCGAATGTTGGTCGCTATAAGACTTTATACCGCGAAGGGTTGAAAAATCGTTATGGCGCGTTGATGCAGACCATATCCGGGGTTCATTATAATTTTTCATTGCCAATTGAGTTTTGGCGTGCTTGGGTTGGTGTTGAAGATGCAGAGAGTGGTAAAGAACAGATCTCTAATGGCTATTTCCGTTTGATCCGTAACTATTATCGCTTTGGATGGGTGATCCCATACTTGTTTGGTGCTTCTCCGGCAATTTGTTCCTCGTTCTTACGTGGAAGAGAGACTTCTTTTCTTTTTGAACGGACAGAAGATGGAACTTGTTATCTGCCTTATGCGACTTCACTAAGAATGAGTAACTTGGGGTACACCAATAAATCACAGAGCGATCTGAATATTACGTTTAATAACTTACATACCTATATTGACGGGCTGAAAAAAGCGATTCACAAGCCATCTGACGAGTTTGCTAAATTGGGCACTAAGCAAGGTGATAAACATATTCAGCTCAATACCAACGTCTTACAAATTGAAAATGAGTTGTATGCGCCAATCCGACCTAAGCGTGTCACTAGAGGGAATGAATCGCCTTCTGACGCTTTGTTGCGTGGGGGAGTGGAATATATCGAAGTTCGTTCATTAGATATTAATCCATTTGCCGCGATTGGTGTCAATGAAACACAAATTCGTTTTCTTGACCTATTCTTAATATGGTGTGTGCTTGCCGAAGCGCCGGAAATGGGCAGTGATGAATTAGATTGTTGCCGTAAGAACTGGAATAGAGTGATCCTTGAAGGGCGTAAACCTGGGCAAATGATTGGTCTTGGTTGTGGAAGTGTGGAAGAGCCGTTAGCAAAAGTTGGCAAAAAGTTATTTAGTGACTTGAAACGGGTTGCTGCAATATTGGATAGTTGTTCTGGCACGCAGTATCAAAAGGTTTGCGAAGAATTAATTGCTACGTTTGATGATTCATCACTGACTTTATCAGCTCGCGTGCTGGAAAAAATGAAGAGTCAGGGCATTGGTGGCTTTGGACTGGAACTAGCAGATGAATACCATCAGCAACTGATCAGTGAAAAATATGAGGTTATTAGCGACGAACAGTTTGCTATAGAACGCAGGGCCTCTGTAGAGCGACAAGACGCGTTGGAACGTGAGGATACGATGAGTTTTGATGAGTATCTGAAACAACAGACAGGATGCTAG
- the luxS gene encoding S-ribosylhomocysteine lyase, with protein sequence MPLLDSFTVDHTRMNAPAVRVAKTMKTPHGDTITVFDLRFCIPNKQVMPEKGIHTLEHLFAGFMRNHLNGEGVEIIDISPMGCRTGFYMSLIGEPAEVRVADAWKAAMADVLKVKDQSQIPELNIYQCGTYHMHSLTEAQDIAHHILDSDVLVNKNDELALPEEKLTELKV encoded by the coding sequence ATGCCTTTACTGGATAGTTTTACTGTTGACCATACTCGAATGAATGCGCCAGCCGTAAGAGTTGCTAAGACTATGAAAACGCCTCATGGCGACACCATCACAGTTTTCGACTTACGTTTCTGCATACCCAATAAACAGGTTATGCCTGAAAAGGGTATTCATACACTTGAACATTTGTTTGCTGGTTTTATGCGCAATCACCTCAATGGTGAGGGCGTTGAAATTATTGATATATCGCCAATGGGATGTCGAACAGGTTTTTATATGAGCTTGATTGGCGAACCGGCAGAAGTACGTGTTGCAGACGCATGGAAAGCGGCTATGGCTGATGTCTTGAAAGTGAAAGATCAGAGCCAGATCCCGGAACTAAATATTTATCAATGCGGTACTTATCACATGCATTCACTGACAGAGGCTCAGGATATTGCACATCATATTCTTGATTCAGACGTCCTCGTTAATAAGAATGATGAGTTAGCATTGCCAGAAGAAAAACTGACCGAATTGAAAGTGTAG
- a CDS encoding HlyC/CorC family transporter, translated as MEHVSTSTLLIILIIMVIVSAYFSASETGMMTMNRYRLRHLAKQGNHSARRVEALLRHPEQLISLILIGNNLVNILASALATIIGMRLYGDAGVAIATGILTFIVLIFSEVMPKTIAALYPEKVAFPSSFLLRPLQKIMLPLVWVLNKITLLLMRCLGIKQPTGSSHAMSKDELRTIVHESNAKLSQQHQDMLISILDLEKVTIGDIMVPRNEIVGIDINDDWKSIIRQLTHSPHGRIVLYRDSLDDAIGMLRVREAYRLMTEKKEFTKRNLIKAADKIYYVPVSTPLNIQLVNFQRNKEKAGLIVDEYGDIQGLVTVEDILEEIVGDFTTSMSPSLAEEVSPQSDGTILVDGTANIRELNKAFNWALPVDGPRTVNGMVLEELGEIPALNVQVQIGKYNFEVLSVNDNVIKQVRVTPISLFSDQKAQVI; from the coding sequence TTGGAGCATGTCTCAACAAGCACATTACTGATTATTTTAATCATCATGGTCATTGTCTCAGCTTATTTCTCCGCTTCCGAGACAGGTATGATGACAATGAATCGTTATCGCTTACGTCATCTGGCAAAGCAAGGGAATCACTCTGCCCGCAGAGTTGAAGCATTACTTCGTCATCCTGAGCAGCTCATCAGCCTGATTCTTATCGGTAACAATCTGGTTAATATTCTTGCCTCAGCACTCGCGACTATTATTGGTATGCGTCTTTATGGCGATGCCGGAGTTGCTATCGCAACCGGTATTCTGACCTTTATTGTGCTGATATTTTCTGAAGTTATGCCAAAAACGATAGCCGCCCTCTATCCTGAAAAAGTCGCTTTTCCGAGTAGTTTTTTGCTCCGCCCGTTACAGAAAATCATGCTGCCGTTAGTCTGGGTGCTAAATAAAATTACTTTATTGTTAATGCGTTGCCTTGGTATCAAACAACCTACTGGCTCCAGTCACGCAATGAGTAAAGATGAACTTCGCACTATTGTGCATGAATCAAATGCCAAGCTATCACAGCAACATCAGGATATGCTGATTTCAATTTTAGATCTGGAAAAAGTCACAATCGGCGACATTATGGTTCCCCGTAATGAAATTGTTGGCATTGATATTAATGATGACTGGAAATCCATCATTCGGCAATTAACTCATTCTCCTCATGGCCGGATCGTGCTTTACCGTGATTCACTTGATGATGCCATTGGTATGCTTCGTGTGCGTGAAGCTTACCGATTGATGACAGAAAAAAAAGAGTTCACCAAAAGAAACCTGATCAAAGCAGCAGATAAAATCTACTATGTCCCCGTCAGCACGCCACTTAATATCCAGTTAGTGAATTTCCAACGTAATAAGGAGAAGGCCGGGCTCATCGTTGATGAATATGGTGATATTCAAGGTCTGGTCACTGTTGAAGATATCCTCGAAGAGATTGTCGGTGATTTTACAACATCAATGTCTCCTTCTCTGGCAGAAGAAGTTTCACCACAAAGCGATGGGACTATTTTGGTTGACGGGACAGCCAATATCCGCGAATTAAATAAAGCCTTCAACTGGGCATTGCCTGTTGATGGACCACGAACGGTTAATGGTATGGTGCTTGAAGAGTTGGGAGAAATACCCGCACTTAATGTACAAGTGCAAATCGGCAAATATAATTTTGAAGTACTTTCAGTGAACGATAATGTCATTAAACAAGTTCGCGTCACTCCCATCAGCCTATTTTCTGATCAAAAAGCACAAGTCATTTAA
- a CDS encoding cytochrome C assembly family protein produces MPVFSIISSFAYLFSLVLIIPGLLRKPKGYRRLALLSAIVALICHAIALKHQIFHVSSGQNLTLLNLGSIVSLLTCIIMTIVASHGRAWFLLPIVYSFSMINLVLASLMPGEFITHLETSFELSIHIGLALLGYATLLIAALYALQLGWLDHQLKNKKLTFTPDMPPLMFIERKMFHITQLGVILLTLTLCTGILYMDNIFSSENIHKAILSIIAWFVYIVLLWGHYHDGWRGKRVIWFNLIGAFTLTLAYFGNRLLQEIMVY; encoded by the coding sequence ATGCCAGTATTTTCTATAATTTCTTCATTCGCTTATTTATTCAGCCTGGTACTGATTATTCCCGGCTTGCTGCGGAAACCGAAAGGATACCGCAGGCTGGCACTACTTTCCGCGATTGTCGCTTTAATTTGCCATGCGATTGCACTTAAACACCAGATATTCCACGTCAGCAGCGGGCAAAACCTCACTCTTCTAAACCTAGGTTCTATTGTCAGTTTACTGACTTGTATCATAATGACAATTGTTGCTTCTCACGGCCGTGCCTGGTTCCTGCTACCCATTGTTTACAGTTTTTCCATGATAAATTTGGTCTTAGCGAGTCTTATGCCCGGTGAATTTATCACCCATCTGGAGACCAGCTTTGAATTATCTATCCATATTGGGTTGGCACTTCTTGGTTATGCAACTTTACTTATCGCTGCATTATATGCATTACAGCTTGGGTGGTTGGATCATCAGCTTAAAAATAAAAAGCTCACTTTTACGCCAGATATGCCTCCCTTAATGTTCATTGAACGCAAAATGTTTCATATCACCCAGCTTGGCGTAATATTGCTAACGCTGACGCTCTGCACCGGCATCCTCTATATGGATAATATTTTCAGTAGCGAAAACATCCATAAAGCAATTTTGTCTATTATCGCATGGTTTGTTTACATTGTTTTACTATGGGGCCACTACCATGATGGATGGCGCGGTAAACGCGTTATCTGGTTTAATCTGATCGGCGCATTTACCCTGACACTCGCCTATTTCGGTAATCGATTATTACAGGAAATCATGGTTTACTAG
- the ffh gene encoding signal recognition particle protein has protein sequence MFDNLTDRLSRTLRNISGRGRLTEDNIKETLREVRMALLEADVALPVVRDFISCVKESAVGHEVNKSLTPGQEFVKIVQNELVKAMGEVNSELNLSTQPPAVVLMAGLQGAGKTTSVAKLGSFLKGKQKKKVLVVSADVYRPAAIKQLETLAQAVGIDFYPSDAQEKPVDIVTQAVQHAKLKFYDVLLVDTAGRLHVDEAMMDEIKQVHKAINPVETLFVVDAMTGQDAANTAKAFNEALPLTGVVLTKVDGDARGGAALSIRHITGKPIKFLGVGEKTDALEPFHPDRIASRILGMGDVLSLIEEIESKVDRTQAEKLASKLKKGDGFDLNDFLDQLKQMRNMGGMASMLSKMPGMSQVPDAVKSQMDDKILVKMEAIINSMTRKERQKPEIIKGSRKRRIASGSGTQVQDVNRLLKQFDEMQRMMKKMKKGGLAKMMRGMKGMMPPGFMGR, from the coding sequence ATGTTTGATAATTTAACCGACAGACTATCGCGCACATTGCGCAATATCAGTGGCCGTGGGCGACTGACCGAAGATAATATTAAAGAGACACTGCGTGAAGTTCGCATGGCTTTACTTGAAGCTGACGTCGCATTGCCTGTAGTGCGTGATTTTATTTCATGTGTTAAAGAGAGCGCGGTAGGCCACGAGGTTAATAAAAGCCTGACTCCCGGCCAAGAGTTTGTCAAAATTGTTCAGAATGAACTCGTTAAGGCGATGGGTGAAGTTAACAGTGAACTGAATCTTTCTACTCAGCCGCCTGCTGTCGTATTAATGGCAGGTCTACAAGGTGCAGGTAAAACGACCAGCGTTGCCAAGCTAGGCAGCTTTCTGAAAGGAAAACAGAAGAAAAAAGTTTTGGTGGTATCTGCTGACGTCTATCGTCCAGCGGCTATCAAACAGCTTGAAACCTTGGCGCAGGCAGTTGGTATTGATTTCTACCCTTCTGATGCTCAGGAAAAACCCGTTGATATCGTGACTCAAGCGGTACAGCACGCCAAATTGAAATTCTATGATGTGCTTTTGGTGGATACGGCGGGTCGTCTGCATGTTGACGAAGCTATGATGGATGAAATCAAGCAGGTTCATAAAGCCATCAATCCAGTAGAAACCCTATTTGTTGTTGATGCAATGACGGGGCAGGATGCGGCTAATACCGCGAAAGCTTTCAATGAAGCATTGCCACTGACGGGTGTCGTGTTAACGAAAGTCGATGGTGATGCCCGTGGCGGTGCTGCGCTATCCATCCGTCATATTACCGGTAAGCCGATTAAATTTCTGGGTGTTGGTGAAAAAACGGATGCACTGGAGCCATTCCATCCGGATCGTATTGCCTCTCGCATCCTTGGAATGGGTGATGTTCTCTCCCTGATTGAAGAGATTGAAAGTAAAGTCGATCGCACTCAGGCCGAAAAATTGGCTTCTAAATTAAAAAAAGGTGACGGCTTCGATTTAAATGATTTTCTAGATCAGCTAAAGCAGATGCGTAACATGGGGGGAATGGCCAGCATGTTAAGCAAAATGCCGGGGATGTCTCAAGTGCCAGATGCAGTGAAATCCCAGATGGATGATAAAATTCTGGTGAAAATGGAAGCGATTATCAATTCCATGACGCGTAAAGAGCGACAAAAACCAGAAATAATCAAAGGTTCTCGTAAACGTCGTATTGCCAGTGGTTCGGGCACTCAGGTTCAGGATGTTAACCGCTTGCTTAAACAATTCGATGAAATGCAGCGCATGATGAAAAAGATGAAAAAAGGCGGTCTGGCAAAAATGATGCGTGGTATGAAAGGCATGATGCCACCCGGATTTATGGGCCGTTAA
- the rpsP gene encoding 30S ribosomal protein S16 yields MVTIRLARGGAKKRPFYQVVVTDSRSPRDGRFIERVGFFNPIATGKAEALRLDLDRIEHWIGLGATVSDRVSTLIKDAKKVA; encoded by the coding sequence ATGGTAACAATTCGTTTAGCTCGTGGCGGCGCCAAAAAGCGTCCGTTTTACCAAGTAGTCGTGACCGATAGCCGCAGCCCGCGTGATGGTCGCTTTATCGAGCGTGTTGGCTTCTTCAACCCTATTGCAACAGGGAAAGCAGAAGCATTACGTTTAGATCTGGACCGTATTGAACATTGGATTGGTCTGGGTGCAACTGTGTCTGATCGTGTTTCTACACTGATCAAAGACGCCAAAAAAGTAGCTTAA
- the rimM gene encoding ribosome maturation factor RimM (Essential for efficient processing of 16S rRNA), whose product MSKQTCIELPVNPIVLGKLGSTYGIRGWLRVFSSTEHAEDIFAYQPWFIQRAGRWQHIELEAWKHHNQDMIIKIKGIDDLDAANSLTNCEIIVDSEQLPELDTGDYYWKDLIGCQVISTAGYNLGTVNDMMETGSNDVMVVKANLKDAFGVKERLIPFLDGQVIKKVDLATKTIEVDWDPGF is encoded by the coding sequence ATGAGCAAGCAAACCTGTATTGAACTTCCTGTAAACCCAATTGTATTGGGAAAACTGGGTTCAACGTATGGTATTCGTGGTTGGCTCAGAGTTTTTTCTTCCACCGAACATGCCGAAGACATTTTTGCGTATCAACCGTGGTTTATTCAACGAGCGGGTCGGTGGCAACACATCGAACTGGAAGCCTGGAAACACCACAATCAGGATATGATCATCAAAATTAAAGGTATTGATGATCTGGATGCTGCGAATTCACTGACTAATTGCGAAATTATTGTAGATTCAGAACAACTGCCAGAGCTGGATACGGGTGATTACTACTGGAAAGACTTAATAGGCTGCCAGGTAATCAGCACCGCAGGTTATAACTTGGGGACTGTCAATGACATGATGGAAACCGGTTCTAACGACGTAATGGTAGTTAAAGCAAACCTGAAAGATGCATTCGGTGTCAAGGAACGGCTAATTCCGTTTCTTGATGGGCAGGTTATCAAGAAAGTCGATCTCGCTACTAAAACTATTGAAGTAGATTGGGATCCTGGTTTTTAA
- the trmD gene encoding tRNA (guanosine(37)-N1)-methyltransferase TrmD yields the protein MWIGVISLFPEMFRAITDYGVTGRAVKNGLLSIECWNPRDFTYDRHRTVDDRPYGGGPGMLMMVQPLREAIHAAKTAAGEGAKVIYLSPQGRKLNQQGVCELATNEKLILICGRYEGIDERVIQTEIDEEWSIGDYVLSGGEIPAMTMIDSVSRFIPGVLGHQASAEEDSFADGLLDCPHYTRPEVLDGMEVPPVLLSGNHAEINRWRMKQSLGRTWLRRPELLENLALTDEQRILLTEFQREHLTEATN from the coding sequence ATGTGGATTGGGGTTATTAGCCTGTTTCCTGAAATGTTCCGCGCAATAACCGATTATGGGGTAACTGGCCGGGCAGTGAAAAATGGCCTGTTAAGTATTGAATGCTGGAATCCACGGGATTTTACCTATGACCGGCATCGTACCGTTGACGATCGGCCTTATGGCGGTGGTCCAGGCATGTTGATGATGGTTCAGCCTTTACGGGAAGCCATTCATGCAGCAAAAACTGCGGCAGGCGAAGGTGCAAAAGTGATTTATCTTTCACCTCAGGGGCGCAAACTCAACCAACAAGGGGTTTGTGAGCTGGCAACAAATGAAAAACTGATTTTGATTTGTGGCCGCTATGAAGGGATAGATGAGCGGGTGATCCAAACCGAGATTGACGAAGAGTGGTCTATCGGTGATTACGTGCTCAGCGGTGGTGAAATCCCTGCAATGACGATGATTGACTCAGTTTCTCGGTTCATTCCGGGCGTTCTGGGGCATCAGGCATCAGCGGAGGAGGACTCTTTTGCTGATGGATTGCTGGATTGTCCGCACTATACTCGCCCGGAGGTATTAGATGGTATGGAAGTTCCACCCGTATTGCTGTCTGGAAATCATGCTGAAATTAATCGCTGGCGGATGAAACAATCGCTTGGCCGGACCTGGCTTAGAAGACCTGAACTTCTGGAAAACCTAGCTCTGACTGACGAGCAAAGGATATTGCTAACAGAGTTCCAACGGGAACATCTAACTGAAGCAACTAATTAA
- the rplS gene encoding 50S ribosomal protein L19: MSNIIKQLEQEQMKQDVPSFRPGDSVEVKVWVVEGAKKRLQAFEGVVIAIRNRGLHSAFTVRKVSNGEGVERVFQTHSPVVDSINVKRRGAVRRAKLYYLRERSGKAARIKERLNSK, from the coding sequence ATGAGCAACATTATTAAACAACTAGAACAAGAGCAGATGAAGCAAGACGTACCTTCATTCCGTCCGGGTGATTCCGTGGAAGTTAAGGTATGGGTCGTAGAAGGTGCTAAGAAACGTCTGCAGGCATTCGAGGGCGTGGTTATCGCTATCCGTAACCGCGGTCTGCACTCTGCATTCACTGTTCGCAAAGTTTCTAACGGCGAAGGTGTTGAGCGTGTATTCCAGACTCACTCCCCAGTCGTAGACAGCATTAACGTTAAACGTCGTGGTGCTGTTCGTAGAGCTAAATTGTACTATCTGCGTGAGCGTTCTGGTAAAGCTGCTCGTATTAAAGAGCGTCTGAACAGTAAATAA
- a CDS encoding alpha/beta fold hydrolase: MKTFQIHNKKMAYRDEGEGFPLLLGHSYLFDSTMWAPQIEALSKQYRVIAPDLWGHGNSEELPEQHSTLADLARDYLALMDQLGIEEFAIIGLSAGGMWGIELVDMAPDRVKALVLMDTFVGLEPEVTYTKYVAMLDAIEQVGAIPQSILQQQIVPAFFSQQPAQHLVDELTQRLVAIPAEILRNSIVPLGRIIFGREDRTHLLEKLDIPSLVITGEQDTPRPPLEGYLMAEILHCDHIIIQDAGHISTLEQPYKVNQELIAFLQQAL; this comes from the coding sequence TTGAAAACTTTTCAAATACATAACAAAAAAATGGCTTACCGAGATGAAGGTGAAGGTTTCCCGTTATTATTGGGACATAGCTATTTGTTTGATTCTACTATGTGGGCACCTCAGATCGAGGCGTTAAGTAAACAATACCGGGTGATTGCTCCTGATCTCTGGGGGCATGGAAACTCGGAAGAGTTACCGGAACAACATAGCACTTTGGCTGATTTAGCTCGGGATTACCTGGCGTTGATGGATCAACTTGGCATTGAAGAATTCGCTATCATTGGCTTATCTGCTGGTGGTATGTGGGGAATTGAGTTGGTCGATATGGCACCGGACAGAGTTAAAGCACTGGTTTTGATGGATACCTTTGTCGGATTAGAACCTGAAGTGACTTATACAAAATACGTTGCCATGTTGGATGCGATAGAGCAGGTTGGTGCAATTCCTCAATCTATTTTGCAACAGCAGATAGTGCCAGCCTTCTTTAGCCAGCAACCGGCTCAGCATTTGGTTGATGAATTAACTCAGCGTCTGGTCGCCATTCCTGCGGAAATATTGCGCAATAGTATTGTTCCGTTAGGTAGAATAATATTTGGGCGTGAAGATAGAACTCATTTGTTGGAAAAATTAGATATTCCGTCACTTGTTATTACTGGTGAACAAGATACGCCTCGCCCGCCTCTGGAGGGTTATTTGATGGCTGAAATATTGCACTGTGATCATATTATTATCCAGGATGCAGGGCATATTTCTACATTGGAGCAACCCTATAAAGTTAATCAGGAATTAATTGCTTTTTTACAGCAAGCTTTGTAA
- a CDS encoding 3-deoxy-7-phosphoheptulonate synthase — protein sequence MFMQRDALNNVHISGEQILITPKELKQQYPLSDDDLHVIANARKTIADIIQRRDPRLLVVCGPCSIHDVDAALDYAHRLAALSAELSDSLYIVMRVYFEKPRTTVGWKGLINDPYMDGSFDVEAGLHIARRLLLSLVKMGLPLATEALDPNSPQYLGDLFSWSAIGARTTESQTHREMASGLSMPVGFKNGTDGSLNTAINAMCAAAMPHRFVGINQSGQVCLLQTQGNPNGHIILRGGKTPNYSVQHVMECEQQMMQAGLLPSLMIDCSHGNSNKDFRRQSLVVDSVADQIISGNQSITGIMLESHINEGNQSSEQPRSEMKYGVSVTDACISWQTTEAVLRKLHQQISMQLSQRMAVLKKAG from the coding sequence ATGTTCATGCAAAGAGATGCACTTAATAACGTTCACATCAGTGGTGAGCAAATTCTTATCACCCCAAAAGAATTAAAGCAACAATACCCACTGAGTGATGATGATCTGCATGTTATTGCAAATGCACGTAAAACAATTGCGGATATTATTCAGCGCCGTGATCCCCGTTTGCTGGTAGTGTGTGGTCCTTGCTCTATTCATGACGTGGATGCGGCGCTGGATTATGCTCACCGTTTGGCCGCTCTTTCTGCTGAATTGAGTGATAGCTTGTACATTGTCATGCGTGTCTATTTTGAAAAGCCTCGAACAACAGTGGGTTGGAAAGGTCTTATTAATGATCCATACATGGATGGTTCATTTGATGTGGAAGCTGGCCTGCATATTGCCCGCCGCTTACTACTTAGTTTAGTGAAAATGGGATTGCCTCTTGCAACAGAAGCTTTAGATCCGAATAGCCCACAATATTTGGGGGATTTATTCAGTTGGTCTGCAATTGGTGCGAGAACCACAGAATCCCAGACACACCGGGAAATGGCTTCAGGTTTATCTATGCCGGTTGGTTTCAAAAATGGGACTGACGGTAGCTTGAACACGGCAATTAATGCGATGTGTGCAGCCGCTATGCCACATCGTTTTGTGGGAATAAACCAGTCGGGGCAGGTGTGTTTATTACAAACGCAAGGAAACCCGAATGGACATATTATCTTGCGTGGTGGTAAGACCCCTAATTACAGTGTTCAACATGTAATGGAATGTGAACAGCAAATGATGCAGGCTGGATTATTGCCATCCTTGATGATTGATTGTAGTCATGGTAACTCTAATAAGGATTTTCGTCGCCAAAGTTTGGTTGTAGATTCTGTTGCGGATCAGATCATTTCAGGTAATCAATCTATTACTGGCATTATGTTGGAGAGCCATATTAATGAAGGTAACCAATCTTCTGAGCAACCGCGTAGTGAAATGAAATATGGTGTATCAGTCACTGACGCGTGTATTAGTTGGCAGACGACAGAAGCAGTTCTAAGAAAATTACATCAGCAAATTAGCATGCAATTGTCGCAAAGAATGGCAGTATTGAAAAAAGCGGGATAA
- the tyrA gene encoding bifunctional chorismate mutase/prephenate dehydrogenase codes for MAAELSQLRDKIDEVDKALLGLLAKRLELVAEIGEVKSQNGLSIYAPDREMAMLASRRQEAEEFGVPPDLIEDILRRIMRESYTSENNKGFKTLCPQLGPIVIVGGLGKMGKLFGRLLTLSGYEVRNLEPQDWPNAEQILAGVGMVIISVPIHLTEEVIRRLPPLPDHCILVDLASVKQQPLQAMLDVHKGPVLGLHPMFGPDVGSLVKQVVVYCDGRQEEAYQWFLEQLLIWGACLHQMSPEQHDKNMSFIQALRHFTTFAYGQHLAQEGADLQQLLSISSPIYRLELIMVGRLFAQDPQLYADIIMSSPENIDLIRRYHQSFGQALEILESQDKRAFVSSFEDVSEWFGDYAPRFMRESRVLLQQANDSRQ; via the coding sequence ATGGCGGCTGAATTATCTCAATTGCGGGATAAGATTGATGAAGTGGATAAAGCTTTGCTGGGCTTGCTGGCAAAGCGTCTGGAATTGGTTGCAGAGATTGGTGAGGTAAAAAGTCAGAATGGGCTGTCAATTTATGCACCTGACAGAGAAATGGCGATGCTTGCTTCACGTCGGCAGGAGGCCGAAGAGTTTGGTGTTCCACCGGATTTAATTGAGGATATTCTGCGCCGCATTATGCGGGAGTCTTATACCAGTGAGAATAACAAAGGGTTTAAAACGCTTTGCCCTCAATTGGGGCCGATAGTCATTGTTGGTGGCTTGGGCAAAATGGGGAAACTATTTGGCCGTTTGTTAACTTTGTCTGGTTATGAAGTCAGAAATCTGGAACCACAAGATTGGCCTAACGCGGAACAAATTCTGGCGGGAGTGGGGATGGTGATTATCAGTGTACCTATTCATTTGACAGAAGAAGTTATTCGCCGTTTACCGCCATTACCTGACCATTGCATTTTGGTGGACTTAGCGTCCGTTAAACAGCAGCCATTACAGGCTATGCTTGATGTGCATAAAGGTCCAGTGTTGGGATTACATCCTATGTTTGGGCCGGATGTCGGTAGTTTGGTAAAACAAGTTGTTGTTTACTGTGACGGACGTCAAGAGGAAGCTTATCAATGGTTTTTAGAACAGTTGTTAATTTGGGGGGCTTGCTTGCATCAAATGAGCCCTGAACAGCATGATAAAAACATGAGCTTTATTCAGGCGTTGCGCCATTTCACGACATTTGCTTATGGGCAACATCTCGCACAGGAAGGGGCGGATTTACAACAACTGTTATCAATATCTTCACCTATTTACCGTTTGGAATTGATCATGGTCGGGCGCTTATTTGCGCAAGATCCCCAGCTCTACGCGGATATTATTATGTCATCACCAGAGAATATTGATCTTATACGCCGTTATCATCAAAGTTTTGGACAAGCGTTAGAGATATTGGAAAGCCAGGACAAACGGGCTTTTGTCAGCAGTTTTGAAGATGTTAGTGAATGGTTTGGTGATTATGCACCTCGTTTTATGAGGGAAAGCAGGGTATTGCTTCAACAAGCGAATGATAGTCGCCAATAA